From Carassius gibelio isolate Cgi1373 ecotype wild population from Czech Republic chromosome B23, carGib1.2-hapl.c, whole genome shotgun sequence, the proteins below share one genomic window:
- the LOC128011096 gene encoding oocyte zinc finger protein XlCOF6-like isoform X2 gives MSDPEHVTVKLDDTEERDLKKKDKEIKELNEGEENHHVISCSQKEREFVRKRRAKKIFTCPQCGKSFPYKSSLEDHMNIHTGQKPHTCDQCEKSYALKGSLNEHMKIHTGDKPHACDKCGKRFTHKMTLKKHIKIHTGEKPHTCDQCGKSFTRKETLKDHLRIHTGQPLHTCGQCGKSFVHTVSLNKHLRSHIRAHQRSFNCDQCGKKFRWAQSLKEHMTIHTQEKPHVCSLCGKSFSRLYTLKIHQKRHSSVKSHICSDCGKSFFTDGQMKLHQRIHTGEKPYKCSHCDSRFSRVESLKTHEKIHTGVKLHMCGHCGKRFTLIGNLNEHIKIHSGQKPHACVQCGKRFTHKGALKKHIKIHTGERPHTCGQCGKSFTVKGALKKHIQIHTGEKPHTCDQCGKSFTQKETLKKHIKIHTGKRPHTCDQCGKRFTLIGTLNEHMKIHTGEKPHTCDQCGKKFTHKGTLKKHIEVHTGERPHTCDQCGKSFTVKGDLQLHMNSHTGEKPHTCDQCGKSFTHTYFLKKHLLIHSGEKPHTCDQCGKSFTVKGNLKSHMNSHSGEKPHTCDQCGKSFTLKGNLKIHMNIHTGEKPHTCDQCGKSFTVKGNLKSHMNSHSGEKPHTCDQCGKSFTLKGNLKIHMNIHTGEKPHLCSLCGKRFTWLHALKVHQKTHSSVKAV, from the exons ATGAGTGATCCAGAACACGTCACAGTGAAGCTTGATGATACTGAAGAACGAG ACCTGAAGAAAAAGGATAAGGAAATTAAAGAACTGAATGAAGGGGAAGAAAATCATCATGTCATAAGTTGCTCACAGAAGGAAAGAGAATTTGTACGGAAAAGAAGAGCCAAAAAAATCTTCacttgccctcagtgtggaaaatcATTCCCGTACAAAAGCAGTTTGGAAgatcacatgaacatccacacagGACAGAAGCCACACACATGTGATCAATGTGAGAAAAGTTATGCACTTAAAGGAAGCCTTAATGAACACAtgaaaatccacactggagaCAAGCCACACGCATGTGATAAGTGTGGGAAGAGATTCACACACAAAATGACCCTTAAGAAACACATaaaaatccacactggagagaagccacacacatgtgatcagtgtgggaagagtttcacacgaaAAGAAACCCTTAAGGATCACCTGAGAATCCACACTGGACAGCCGCTGCACACATGTGGTCAATGCGGGAAGAGTTTTGTACATACAGTCAGTCTTAATAAACATCTGCGTTCTCATATTAGAGCTCATCAAAGATCCTTTAACTGTGATCAGTGTGGTAAAAAGTTTCGTTGGGCACAATCCCTGAAGGAGCACATGACCATTCATACACAGGAGAAGCCTCATGTGTGttctttgtgtggaaagagtttttcacgACTGTATACTTTAAAAATACACCAGAAACGACACAGTAGTGTGAAGAGTCATATTTGCTCTGATTGTGGGAAGTCCTTCTTTACAGATGGCCAGATGAAGCTGCACCaaagaattcacactggagaaaaaccttacaagtgttcacattgtgaTAGTAGATTCAGTCGGGTAGAgtctctgaaaacacacgagaagaTCCACACCGGAGTGAAGCTGCACATGTGTGGTCACTGCGGTAAGAGATTCACACTGATAGGAAACCTTAATGAACACATTAAAATCCACTCTGGACAGAAACCGCATGCATGCGTTCAGTGTGGAAAGAGGTTCACACACAAAGGAGCTCTTAAGAAACACATaaaaatccacactggagagaggcCGCACACATGTggtcagtgtgggaagagtttcacagtCAAAGGAGCTCTTAAGAAACACATAcaaatccacactggagagaagccacacacatgtgatcagtgtggcaagagtttcacacaaaaagaaacccTTAAGAAACACATAAAAATCCACACTGGAAAGAGGccacacacatgtgatcagtgtgggaagagatTCACACTAATAGGAACCCTTAATGAACACAtgaaaatccacactggagagaagccacacacatgtgatcagtgcggaaaGAAATTCACACACAAAGGTACTCTTAAGAAACACATAGAAGTCCACACTGGAGAGAGGCcgcacacatgtgatcagtgtgggaagagtttcacagtCAAAGGAGAC CTTCAGTTACACATGAACagccacactggagagaagccgcacacttgtgatcagtgtgggaagagtttcacacacacatattttctcAAGAAACACCTGTTGATCCACAGTGGAGAGAAGCCGCACacgtgtgatcagtgcgggaagagtttcacagtCAAAGGAAACCTTAAGTCACACATGAATAGCCACTCTGGGGAGAAGCCGCAcacttgtgatcagtgtgggaaaaGTTTTACATTAAAAGGAAACCTTAAGATACACATGAATATCCACACGGGAGAGAAGCCACAcacttgtgatcagtgcgggaagagtttcacagtAAAAGGAAACCTTAAGTCACACATGAATAGCCACTCTGGAGAGAAGCCTCAcacttgtgatcagtgtgggaaaaGTTTTACATTAAAAGGAAACCTTAAGATACACATGAATATCCACACGGGAGAGAAGCCACACCTGTGTTCTTTGTGTGGAAAACGTTTTACATGGCTGCACGCCTTAAAAGTACACCAGAAGACACATAGCAGTGTGAAAGCAGTGTGA
- the LOC128011096 gene encoding oocyte zinc finger protein XlCOF6-like isoform X1, which produces MSDPEHVTVKLDDTEERDLKKKDKEIKELNEGEENHHVISCSQKEREFVRKRRAKKIFTCPQCGKSFPYKSSLEDHMNIHTGQKPHTCDQCEKSYALKGSLNEHMKIHTGDKPHACDKCGKRFTHKMTLKKHIKIHTGEKPHTCDQCGKSFTRKETLKDHLRIHTGQPLHTCGQCGKSFVHTVSLNKHLRSHIRAHQRSFNCDQCGKKFRWAQSLKEHMTIHTQEKPHVCSLCGKSFSRLYTLKIHQKRHSSVKSHICSDCGKSFFTDGQMKLHQRIHTGEKPYKCSHCDSRFSRVESLKTHEKIHTGVKLHMCGHCGKRFTLIGNLNEHIKIHSGQKPHACVQCGKRFTHKGALKKHIKIHTGERPHTCGQCGKSFTVKGALKKHIQIHTGEKPHTCDQCGKSFTQKETLKKHIKIHTGKRPHTCDQCGKRFTLIGTLNEHMKIHTGEKPHTCDQCGKKFTHKGTLKKHIEVHTGERPHTCDQCGKSFTVKGDLQLHMNSHTGERPHTCDQCGKSFTVKGDLQLHMNSHTGEKPHTCDQCGKSFTHTYFLKKHLLIHSGEKPHTCDQCGKSFTVKGNLKSHMNSHSGEKPHTCDQCGKSFTLKGNLKIHMNIHTGEKPHTCDQCGKSFTVKGNLKSHMNSHSGEKPHTCDQCGKSFTLKGNLKIHMNIHTGEKPHLCSLCGKRFTWLHALKVHQKTHSSVKAV; this is translated from the exons ATGAGTGATCCAGAACACGTCACAGTGAAGCTTGATGATACTGAAGAACGAG ACCTGAAGAAAAAGGATAAGGAAATTAAAGAACTGAATGAAGGGGAAGAAAATCATCATGTCATAAGTTGCTCACAGAAGGAAAGAGAATTTGTACGGAAAAGAAGAGCCAAAAAAATCTTCacttgccctcagtgtggaaaatcATTCCCGTACAAAAGCAGTTTGGAAgatcacatgaacatccacacagGACAGAAGCCACACACATGTGATCAATGTGAGAAAAGTTATGCACTTAAAGGAAGCCTTAATGAACACAtgaaaatccacactggagaCAAGCCACACGCATGTGATAAGTGTGGGAAGAGATTCACACACAAAATGACCCTTAAGAAACACATaaaaatccacactggagagaagccacacacatgtgatcagtgtgggaagagtttcacacgaaAAGAAACCCTTAAGGATCACCTGAGAATCCACACTGGACAGCCGCTGCACACATGTGGTCAATGCGGGAAGAGTTTTGTACATACAGTCAGTCTTAATAAACATCTGCGTTCTCATATTAGAGCTCATCAAAGATCCTTTAACTGTGATCAGTGTGGTAAAAAGTTTCGTTGGGCACAATCCCTGAAGGAGCACATGACCATTCATACACAGGAGAAGCCTCATGTGTGttctttgtgtggaaagagtttttcacgACTGTATACTTTAAAAATACACCAGAAACGACACAGTAGTGTGAAGAGTCATATTTGCTCTGATTGTGGGAAGTCCTTCTTTACAGATGGCCAGATGAAGCTGCACCaaagaattcacactggagaaaaaccttacaagtgttcacattgtgaTAGTAGATTCAGTCGGGTAGAgtctctgaaaacacacgagaagaTCCACACCGGAGTGAAGCTGCACATGTGTGGTCACTGCGGTAAGAGATTCACACTGATAGGAAACCTTAATGAACACATTAAAATCCACTCTGGACAGAAACCGCATGCATGCGTTCAGTGTGGAAAGAGGTTCACACACAAAGGAGCTCTTAAGAAACACATaaaaatccacactggagagaggcCGCACACATGTggtcagtgtgggaagagtttcacagtCAAAGGAGCTCTTAAGAAACACATAcaaatccacactggagagaagccacacacatgtgatcagtgtggcaagagtttcacacaaaaagaaacccTTAAGAAACACATAAAAATCCACACTGGAAAGAGGccacacacatgtgatcagtgtgggaagagatTCACACTAATAGGAACCCTTAATGAACACAtgaaaatccacactggagagaagccacacacatgtgatcagtgcggaaaGAAATTCACACACAAAGGTACTCTTAAGAAACACATAGAAGTCCACACTGGAGAGAGGCcgcacacatgtgatcagtgtgggaagagtttcacagtCAAAGGAGACCTTCAGTTACACATGAATAGCCACACTGGAGAGAGGCcgcacacatgtgatcagtgcgggaagagtttcacagtCAAAGGAGACCTTCAGTTACACATGAACagccacactggagagaagccgcacacttgtgatcagtgtgggaagagtttcacacacacatattttctcAAGAAACACCTGTTGATCCACAGTGGAGAGAAGCCGCACacgtgtgatcagtgcgggaagagtttcacagtCAAAGGAAACCTTAAGTCACACATGAATAGCCACTCTGGGGAGAAGCCGCAcacttgtgatcagtgtgggaaaaGTTTTACATTAAAAGGAAACCTTAAGATACACATGAATATCCACACGGGAGAGAAGCCACAcacttgtgatcagtgcgggaagagtttcacagtAAAAGGAAACCTTAAGTCACACATGAATAGCCACTCTGGAGAGAAGCCTCAcacttgtgatcagtgtgggaaaaGTTTTACATTAAAAGGAAACCTTAAGATACACATGAATATCCACACGGGAGAGAAGCCACACCTGTGTTCTTTGTGTGGAAAACGTTTTACATGGCTGCACGCCTTAAAAGTACACCAGAAGACACATAGCAGTGTGAAAGCAGTGTGA